The genomic stretch TTGAAAATGGGTACAGCTACACCTTTGTTTCTGACCAGCAGAAGGTATTAACTCCTTCCCTTTGTATATGCACAGTACACAAATCTGTTTCAATTTACTAATGCCTTTTGTTTGTAATAATTTATAGGGTCTTGACCGAGCATTATCTGAGGTACTACCAAACAGTGAGCACAGATACTGTGTGCATCACCTGTATAACAACTTCAAGAAGAAACATCGTGGACTTGCCCTGAAGACAAAACTGTGGAACATTGCAGCAAGTACTACTGAGGGACTATTCAAGAAAGCATCAGCagatctggaaaattttgacaAGGAAGCATATGAATGGGTGAAGAAAGCACCACATCCCAGTCATTGGTGTAAGACTTTTTTTTCAGAACATACTCGATGCGATATGTTGGTTAATAATTTGTGTGAAAGTTTTAATGGTCATATACTTGAAGCTAGGCAGCAGCCAATTATCACAATGTTAGAGTCCATTAGGATATTTCTGATGGAGAGGATACAGAGAAGGACAACTGCAATGGAGAAGTTTGAATTGTCCATTGGCCcactaattaaaaaaataattgatgaTAGGGTGATAGAATCAAGACAATGGAGGACCATTTGGAATGCTGTGGATGGATACCAGGTTAGGGGACCAAGGGGGGCCCAGTTTGCTgtttatttaaagaaaaaatcctGCACATGCAAACTGTGGGATCTATCAGGTATTCCTTGCTGTCATGCTATTGCAGCAATTCACAGAAATAATGGCGACCCCTATAAAGAGGTGTATGACTGCTACAACAGAGATCTGTTTctaaaaatttacaaaaatgTTTTGTATCCTATCAATGGACAAGTAATGTGGCCTGAAGCTGATGGGGTGGATCTTGATCCACCAGAAAGGATAGTGCAACCTGGCAGACCTAAGAAGGCCAGGAGAAGAGATCCTACTGAAACTCAAAAGACTGGAAACAGGTTGCGGAGAAGAATAGTCATCCATTGCAGAAAATGTGGTGTTGCCGGCCATAATGCAGCTGGTTGCAAGGTGCAGCAACAAGACAATCAACAACAGCAGAATCAGGATAGCGAGGAGCAGCAGCAGCACCAACAGCAGCAACGTGGTTCTAAGAACATGCAACAGCAACAACAGAACCAACACCAGCACCAGAGTCAGCATGAACAGACCCAACACCAGCACCAGAGTCAGCATGAACAGACCCAACACCAGCAGCAGAGGCAACATCAGACCCAACACCAGCACCAGAGGCAACATCAGACCCAACACCAGCACCAGAGGCAGCAGCAGACCCAACACCAGCACCAGCACCAGCAACACCAGCAGCAGGATCAATATCAACAGCAGCAAAATCAGCAACACCAGCAACAGAATCAACATCAGCAACAGCAACAGCAGCAGGATCAGcaacaacagcagcagcagGATCAAGAGTATCAGCAGAACCAACAAGAACAGCAATCACAATCTGCTGTTGAGGAAAGTGAACATGCACAGCATCGACAGCAGGAAGAAGTTGTACAAAACCAACAACAGTCTCAGAGCCAAGGGGCTCATCAACAAAGGAAAGCAGGAAAACGAAAGTTAACAGATTCAGAAAAGGGGCAGATCAATGCCAATTATGCATATTTAGGTAAAGAACCTCCTTTCACTGTTGGAAATTGGAGAGGAAAATGGAGTAGAGCTGGTACTAGAAGAGGAGGAACTTCAGCAACAACTACCAGAGGACAACCAAGAGTCAAAAGAGGATCAAATTGAAGAGGAAGTAAAGCTATAGCTAGATTGGGACATAATGCAACTACATTTTGTCTTTTTGTTTGAAGTTTGTTTTGGATTTGATATGCTGACCTATTACGAACATGGTCCATATGTACAAACAATTTATTTTGTCCAATCTACACAGATTGTTCTATGTTAATGCAGCACTTTTGTTTAGTTCTTATGTCTCTGTCATTTATTGATGAAATTAGTAGAGCTGAAATGTGTTGTTTCAAACCTTTTTTGACACCAAATAATAACTATTTATTCATGTGAACAATACAACTTTTATACATCAAAATGTTTATACAGAGGGGTACAAAAGGGGCTTTATAAAGCCATTTGCCCTTTCCCTTTCAATATGCTACCATTACAACAGAGTAGCTATTCTTCAAGGATTTTCAACGATGCCACAAATTTGTAGCATGCCACCAGAATTATCTATTCTCATAACTAACATTGCTAAGACAACTATTAGCCAAGGCAACACTGCGCATCGAATGAGTCGCTTATTGGCTGATTTGTACTTGGCAATTTCAGTTTGAAGTGGCTTCATTTTACCCTCCAATTTCACAGCTTTTGCTTCCCACTTTCTTGCAGCTttttcaaattcaaccatttttTCCTCCATTCCA from Coffea eugenioides isolate CCC68of chromosome 8, Ceug_1.0, whole genome shotgun sequence encodes the following:
- the LOC113779260 gene encoding uncharacterized protein LOC113779260 translates to MKTVMITSWTAQNPGRRFAKCALGEDGCGYWGWIDDEMCARSTMIIPGLLRKINGMEEKMVEFEKAARKWEAKAVKLEGKMKPLQTEIAKYKSANKRLIRCAVLPWLIVVLAMLVMRIDNSGGMLQICGIVENP